Within Pseudomonadota bacterium, the genomic segment GAAGGACAATTCAGTGGCAGATATTCAGAAATGCGAGCGTGAGATTCAGAAATCTGAAAGCACTATAAGAAAATCTGAAGACATTATAAGACAGGCACAACAAAAAGGTAATGCGCAGGCTGAAACTATTGCGCGTCAGGCGTTAACAACAGCACAAGAGGCAAAGAGAAAAAATGAGATACTGAAACAGGAGGCCGAAAAGAGAAAAAGTAAAGCAGAACTGGCTAAAGCAAGCGTGAGCGCTACGCTTGCAAAACAACTAAACCTGCCAGAGGAAACAAAAGAATCCTCAGCTAAAGACAATACAGAACTGACTTTGCCGACTTATTTTGACGAGGGAGCGCCGCCGGTTGATTGCAATAAGGCATTAAAACAACTCGATAATCCGAACTGCAAATGTTTGGCTGCTGATAGGGCGCCTGTATGCCCTGGAAAAGGCACGAAATTGCCGCACGAAGAAGAAATAACTTATGTTTTTTACTGGAATATTGCATTTACTACAGAAGGCAGACATTACTTAAATGATGGCGTTTATTTTGGAAAGCATGACTCCTATGATAAAGCATTTAAGGCTTGTCAGGAAGATGCTAAGAATATAAGTCATGTGGATTTTGTAGATCATGTTCAGAAAATTAATTGCATACCGCAATAAATAAAGAAAAGTGGTAGGAGAAATGAAAATGAAACTATTAAAGTTTGTTGTCTCACATTTTTGTTCCTGAACAAGATCTCAACAAAAGCATTTCATTAACAGAAGGGAATAAAGCAATCATTACCCGGGATGGAGCTGTTAAACAAGAAAAAGTGAAAAACTTGGAAAAGTGGTGGCAGAGATGAGGAGACCAACAATTTCGTAGTAAGGTGATTTATAGTTCTTGCGATGCCTTAAATTTTCGGCTATGCTTCCACTATAAGAAGCAGCGAGACGGGTATACCATACTACCTTCCCAAACCTTACCCCTTGATCACAAAAAATATCGGCTTGGTTCAGGCTAAAACTGTTAAAGAAATGGCAAAAGAAGATAAAAATGAAATTGTCAGAACAACAGTAGAACCAATCGTACAAGCTTTCATTAACCATGCTTACTTTCAACCAGTAATAAATACTTTTCAAGGTTCATTAGTTCGTTTGTTTGTATGTGTAGCAATGTTCCGGAGCAACAACAGCGTCGGCGATTTTGATGGGGGTGAAAGATCCACCAAAGCGGGTTTAATACCATTTTACCCTGGCCCGACAGAGTACCGTACTGGACGTCAACACTCTTGCGTTCCACCCCGGCCAGTGAGCTTTGTGTGTTAGGGATTGTGGTCGGACCAAACTAACCCATTGAAATAAGGTATTTTATAGTTTCAAGTTTATAGTTTATAGTAAATGAAAAATCTTCTTTTAACACGGAATGGTTGGAAGGGGAAAGGAGATATCATGAGCAGATTGAAGGAACTGAATACGCCTGTTTTCTGGGCCGAAGGTTATCCCGGTGTTCTTGACCGTGAGGGCTGGACCATCGAGGTAAGTGGACTCTGCGAAAATCCAAAAACATTTACCTGGCAGGAGCTTGTTTCAATGCCAAAGACGATTGCTGATGCCCGCCTAACGAGTGTTACACGGTTCTCAGTTAAAGGCAGATGGGGTGGTGTAAGGATGTCTGATATGCTGGATGCCGTCAAGGCTTCTCCTGATGTAAAATGTATCCGTTTCTGGTCGATAAAGAAGATATATGACACATCGATTCCCCTCGAAATTGCCATCAAGGAGAAAACCCTCCTTGCCTATGAGTTCGATGGGGAATACCTGGAAGAGGACTATGGGGGGCCGGTAAGGGGTTTCTGTCCGTATCTGTGGGGTTATAAGTCGGCGAAGAGTGTGGTTAAGATTGAACTGATGGACCGTTATATTTCCGGATTCTGGGAACAGCGTGGCTATGCGGACGATGCCTTCATAACAGCAGGAAAAGTGCGCGATATGAATCAGGGCGGGCGGGTCCGGCCAATTCAGGATGGTGAGGTTATCACCTTCCTCGACGAATGATAAAATGCAAGTATCCAGCATCTATCTTTGTATATACTGTTTATTCGATTACCAAAATATGGTATAGGATTACTATGATTATTCATTGCAGGAGGTTGATAAACATGAAAAAAGTAATATTTATTGTAATACTTTTGTCCCTGATAGCCTTTGGAACGGGCTATGCAGATGAGCCGAAAAAATACCCCGGTCTGGAGTCATCATCCCAGTTACAGCCTCAGGCAAGCGCCCCTGAAACATTGATATTCAAAAAAGAGGGTGTGGGTGCGAAAAAATACATCAAATTCCTTTTCGATCCTGTTGAAATCTATCAAGGACAGGATGCCGGTTTCAGCGGTGTGTCCCTGAAAGATATTAATACAGTTGCTGATTTTATGAAGAGCGAGTTTACCCGTGTTTTACAGGGTAAATATGAAATTGTGGAGAAACCTGGTCCAGG encodes:
- a CDS encoding molybdopterin-dependent oxidoreductase, which encodes MSRLKELNTPVFWAEGYPGVLDREGWTIEVSGLCENPKTFTWQELVSMPKTIADARLTSVTRFSVKGRWGGVRMSDMLDAVKASPDVKCIRFWSIKKIYDTSIPLEIAIKEKTLLAYEFDGEYLEEDYGGPVRGFCPYLWGYKSAKSVVKIELMDRYISGFWEQRGYADDAFITAGKVRDMNQGGRVRPIQDGEVITFLDE
- a CDS encoding DUF3313 domain-containing protein, whose amino-acid sequence is MKKVIFIVILLSLIAFGTGYADEPKKYPGLESSSQLQPQASAPETLIFKKEGVGAKKYIKFLFDPVEIYQGQDAGFSGVSLKDINTVADFMKSEFTRVLQGKYEIVEKPGPGALRIKLTLAGFELTRPALAVMTRIIPVALALNLGKSAAGMQGSFTGSVTFAGEFFDSETNTLLYAFLTKRGPNAMDVTAVFTGLDAAKTAITEIAEKFIETVDRIQGVGKK